A region of the Scatophagus argus isolate fScaArg1 chromosome 6, fScaArg1.pri, whole genome shotgun sequence genome:
CAGAATAGCTTCTCATTAAACCAAGTACAATGtacatttaatatttctttctttgtttaaatgtaTGTTTCCACCGCATAATAGGCCCAGCATGAGGGATGAAACATCGTGGGCTACTACTGCTGTGCTGATTACTTAATGGATTTGCTTATTTATTGAACGATTGATCGTTGCACAACTGGTGATTTAgtaatcagtttaatttaaaagtaaCGACATTGTTAAAGAAATAAGACCTGGGTAGTCTACATGTAAAACGAAACCACTGCAAACAGGAGCAGCCTCTTCTTTCTGTTGGCTTCACGCAACTTCCTCAAAAAGCATCATATAAGACCTTCAAGACCTGTACAGAGAtgtttgatgtgtaaaattgtCACACTTCCCCTCTAAGAactttttaattgaattaatgATACGCTTCCAGTAAGTTTTAATTCTTTTATCgattttaaaaagtcatgaaTATTAAGTTTCTGTAGTACTTATTTCATCATTAAGAATGTTATAGAGAAATAACTCTAATTTAGTATTTTGAGGAACATTGTGTCGTGTTGTATTTAATgtgttattgttaatgttaatatatcaaaaaaataaaaagtccaCTTGtggcatgttgttttgttgtgacgTAGAAACATCTTGTCAGATTTGACCAACATGCCTGCTGTCAGACATCATCATTTGGATGGTGTGCATCACATTCAGTCAGCATCAGCAATCAGTAAAGCTCTTGGCTGCATGCAGTGAAACCTGCACTCACAGACTGCTAATGTAGCCAGCTCAAAGTTCGCATTACAGCAAAACTTTGACCTATTACATTAAGCATTTTACTCTCTAACTGGGTAAAAATGTTGTCACGTGCCAGCTGGGGATTATGTGCTAGTATTCAGGCAGGAGTAGTTGGCTTCACGACGGCACGAGATGCCAAGTAAAGCTGGGCAGGAGCCGATGAGGTGATGGTTGACGAGTTACAAGCTCGTTGCTGTGAGGGTCAGCTGAACAGTAATGTTCAAAGGCACAGTAACACTTGTCACAAGAAACCACAGAAATTGTGACCAGTTATCAGTTAACAGCGTGACCACAGTGTTACCAGTTTATTGAATGGAATCACAGGATATTTTAAAAGACTAACTTGTGGTCCAAATGTGAACAGATCAGGCTTCACCAAAACTCATGCCACTACTATCTGAACCTACCATTACTTCCTGATCAGTCTTTTGATAGTTTTGGATGAAAGCCTTTTGGATATAAATGCTGTCCTTTTCAATGATGGGCTCCCTGTAAAACACAACTGGATCCAAGGTATTATGTTTGTTTACACTGATATAGTTTTGGCCACAGAATAGCAGTGTTGCTCTGCTACAGGAGGCACAGaccacacagtgaaaacattgtAAGAGAAGCTCTTTGCTCCACAGCAGACCAGCTGGCTTTAGGGGCTGCTGCTCTTCAATGACCATAACTGCATTTTACTTGAACATCATTTGTTTTCGCATCTCTGCCACTGCAGTTCAGATCCTGTTTTCCTTGTCTTTGCAAgggggtgaaaaaaaatcattgacaAGTAGGTGATGAAGAGCAGAGTGAATCAGATGCCAGATCTCCCCTGGAGAGATTTGTTGGTGCCAGCACAGGGGGAAAACAGAGTCCTTCACAATGTTTGGAAGAaccaaaatattttgaatttactTTATATCAGGGAATGGCACACGATCACATGTTGCACATGTCCAGATTCACAAATACAAATCTGAGAAATCCCTGTGGTGTATCTTGTTCAtctgtttctcatttaaaaagGCATGGAGAACATccacaagaaaagaaacataaaacaacatcagcaacaGAATTTCTATggtcttttaatttttaacagatttcttcttgttttgttcactGATGATCTAAAAAGCTTTTGCGAATCAGCACAGAGTCAGGCTGCAGGTCAAAGGCAGAAAGGTCTCTGGAGAACAGGTTTTAAAAGTCATTTCTGTGGCTTCAACAACACCTGTCCACTAACAATACAAAGTCATGAGGGTCTTTTTCCACAGAGGCTACagtggaagagaaaacacagatgttCACAAATGTATGTGTCCTGTCATGTTGTGAAAGCTTGAACCAGTTCGCAAAGCTTGCATTTAACACTCATCATCAAGCTGTTGTTGTCAGGGTGATGTGATACTGATgcttgcattttgtgtgttgttttgactTGCACCAGCTGTCAGCAGTAGCAGGgtaaaatttaacaaaactgtCTGTTACTTTTGTAATTAGTAAAATGTCAGTGATTCTTTAGAAATATGCTCAGATAGTGAGTTGTTAGACTTAACTCTCTGAAGAAACAACTCAACAACTGTGAATTTCCACTGGGAAAAATCAGTGGATCTTAGAGGTCTACAAAATAATCCCCAAACTGTTCACCAAAGGGAATAAACGGatgtttaagtttaaaaatCACTACATGCATACTTAAATATAGATAAATGTGCCTagtttggttgttgtttggCATCGTTATTTCATCAGCATCCCAATTTTGAAAAACCTTTTGAAAATCAAGTGAGCATTTTTCTTTGGAAGACTGAATCACTTGTCCAGATCCCACCTGTTGCTCAGTGCCACAGCTGAGTGGGAATCACAAACTCAGGGAATCTGAGATACAGcatgtgtttttcctcagtcaTGCTGTGGATTGCTTCAGTATTATGAGCATTatgtaatgtgttttgaatttttagCAAAGCTGGCTTAGTGATAACAGCCAGCTATAATCCTGTACTATTAAAACGTGGTGGATGTAGTCTCTAAGTGGCTTCAGATGTTGACGGATCTACAATGACCTTGTGTTTGACGAGAATAACATACATTTGTGAGCCATGAGGGAGAAGCAGTTTAGCCGTATAACATCAATAACAACCTACTTAAAGAGACATTGTGGTGCTTCTCACCACTAGAGGCACTGCAGAGCAAAGCTTTTGTATATTGTTACATTGTTGGTATGGACTGCACAGGCTGCAAAGTGAATGCAGCATATTAGCAGGACAGTCATATTTAATTATTGTTGTACTCTCAATGAgtctgataaaataaaaaaagattaaagttaCCTACAACCTGCTTTGTTGATTCTGTGCTTAATCACAGCATAATGATTTGCACCTTGCGATCCACTTTGAGCGGAGTAGGTCACTAGACTCCATATAgtggctgcccactgctccacagagttaaatgcagagaacaagcTTCACTACGCTCTACATAGTATGATTGTATGGGACAAGTTAAAGTTGGTTCTTTATAAAGTTCTTTATAAAGCTGTAACTAATAAAAACTGGGGTTTAATCTCATTTTTGGGACAAACAGGACAGCGTTTAGGATGTGGGAAAACTAAAAATTAATGATCGTCTGGTCACCCTACCTATATGGTATAACATATTAATATGAAACCTGTTCAGGACCAGATATGGTCCACATTCAAATAACTGTTTTTGTATGGGGTCCCGCCATCATACATTTTAGGATTCAGGCAGATGTTAATTCAGAATGTATAGTTTGGTAGACCGCAACTGTCAGGCTCAGTTCATCATTAGCCCAAACTGTAGTTTGTGCTTGGACTTAGGCCCTTGCTACTGTTAGCGTACTATTGTAGCATAATCTCAAAGTATGGCAAAGGCTAACAGAAGCAGGATATTCATTCTTAAAAACCTGCCACCAACACTGAAAGATTATCAGTAGTCATTGATATTCATACCTTAAGGGTTGAAAAGATGTGTGTACTAAATTTAATAGCAGCTCATCCAGTAGTTGTCACAGTATTTCACACTTAAACCAACCAAACCATAATACCAGTGTGACTAATAATCAGATAATGCCCCTACTTTAAATAACTGGCAAACGATTGCAAGCATGTATTGTGAACAGTGTATTAAAAAACAGGTTTCGTAAATGCAGGAAAGAAAACCATCTGACATGCTTCTCAGACCTTAAATATACATAATGTACTGTACATCATGTTCTGGTGAGAAACATGGGTTGAGATGAGAATGTGACTATTAACAATAAAAACTCCACAGGATAGCTTCAACTCTGGATGTTGCTGTTTTCAAGCTGCTCAGTGCGGTTTTTGTTATATGTGGTTTTAtatgtggtgtttgttttaaacactgCATTCCCCATTTCAGAACTTCATAAAACTGTTTACAGGAGCTGGAATCAtgcctgtcttttctctccataGAAATTCACTCTGTACAGTTTAGCTCATGTGAAGACTTTGGCTTTCAGTGgagcaaataaaatgacatgtgGGACGGCCATGCAGACTTCGCATAGGCCCTGATTAgagtgtttatgtttttcaatTCTTCATATTTCCTCTTGGTAAAAGACCAGTCCGTCGGTGTGGATCAAGGAGCCATCAGCTTCTGGATGCTCAGCCGTCATCACTGACATTTAACAGTATTTTAAACTGCTTTGAAAGTAACTGAGTGGCTTCCAGGCAACTGATTGCACTGACACAGACATATGTCGAAGTTCTTGGCCATGTTTCTCATTCCTGAATCTTAACCTTCAGTGCAGTCACAATCTTTTGCTAATTTACTCGTTATCTAAAAGCAACAGGATCAGTCAGGGATATTGAATTATGTGATTTATCACTTTATTAAACCATCCTTGgctctttatttaaacagttcACTGCATCTCAGCTCATGAAAGCAAATGCACTGAACAGTTGGCATGGAGACCAATTTGATCAATCTTTCAAAAGCCTCGAgcataaaatcacaaaactcttcatttataaaaacacagacaacactggAAGCCTGCCAAAATATATTACAGCttaatatacacatatataaatgtacattcaataaatacaatatgaaGTATTCTTGAGATGTTTTATGGCTATCATGTAGGCTAGCCCATCACAAATTGACTTGCCTGTTTATTTTCCTCAATTTTGCATTGTTTGACCTTTCAAAATAAGGGCACGTTATGGACTGAGCTTAGTCAATGAGGTAAACTGTTGCAAGTAAGAAACTGTTGACCCATTCATTATGTAATTGAGGAACACCCAGCCTTTACTGGAACATTTAAAAGGTGAACTGAATTTTATGAAAAATTACCATAAAATGCATATCCCTGCTGGATCACAATCTCAATGACCTTCACACGTAAATGGCTACAGGGGACGGAGAGCCTTTTAAAGTGACCAGTGACACAATAACTAAAATGAAATCGAAGAACCAGCAAGGCTTCAAGAGACATATTAACATGactcattttcaaaaaaatatatcataCTGATCAAAAAGGTATTTACAAAGACCACTGTGATTCTCTGTTCAGTAGATAACAAATACTTCTTTGGTCCCTGTTGATTGTTGGGAATTAGTTGTTaggtaaagaaaaacattagGGACAAAATTATcgttttgcacattttaaaaaataacaaaacaaaaaacaaaaacatgcgCCTAAATTACGCCCATCACTCTGAATCATTTGTACATTTACAATAATCCAAGTTCACGTAGGCAAAGAAAACACACGGTATCGAAATACATCAAAATCAGTATAAACAGTACATATAGACTATAAACGCATAAACAAATGATTACAAAGAtatgcagcaaaaaaaatactgaacGTGTAAATTTGTCAAACGTGAGCACATGatcacaaagaaacatttttcagcagCACAATTTGCGCAGAGACAGGATAGAGCTCGTGAGCAGACTGATTTCCAGTACTGTGGATGAGGTTGTGTTGGTTGCACTGGGAAGTGAAGCTGGGAGGCATAACATGAAGAAAACGAGAAAAAAGGCAGCATTCAGTTAGTGTCCAGTTACTTGCAAAGGCTTTCCCAGCGAGTGTGGTGCACTGTCTATCTTTGGCTGTGTATGTACACACGGATGATGCGCAGGATGGGTGGGGATGTGCATTCAAGTGCAACTTCAGGCATCATTCTGCCCAAAAAGACTTCCTTGCATTTTCAGCTTGTGCATCCTGtaaggcagaaagagacaacAGTGTAATCGCAGTATTCATTCCAgttatttaaacaaatgtatGCAATGTGAAATCTGAAATGCACAACCAAATACTAAGatgtgtataaatataaattccAGACTCCATAAAAGGGAAGCTTCTCCTCAACTTACAGTTTCTCTTTACGGCTCACGTTGTCTTCTTTTAACTTGACAAAGACTCCAGCTTCTCCTCCCCTGACAAGGTAGACAAACTCTCCATCCTTTGCACTGAAGATCACTctggaaccacacaggacaataagtaaataaataaaaatcatctgTGTTAAGAACATAAATGTCTTGATAATCACATCTTTCTGATGGTGACTGACAACTTACTTAGACTGGGTCTCCCCAGACTTGATGCGCAGCTTGCGGACGTGGAACTTGCTGCTGCCAAACCAGTCTGACCAGCTGAGGATTGTGTCCTTCTCCCAACGCAGCTTCACGATCATCAGGTCTCCGATGTCCACATCGGTGGTGACGAGGAAGGACAAGGTGGTGTTTCCATTCAGGACCGGCCTGCAGGGTGAAAGGAAAAGCAAGCGTTCAAAGGTGAGCTGCTCAGCTTGGATGGTCCTCTACATGGAAGCGATAAAGGCATCTGTGGTATGTGTGTGGATACATGTGTTTGACGTATGCACCACAAGTGTCGTAATTGTCTTTATTTAGAGTCAGGGTGGTTGGTAACACTGTTGCTGACCAACCCTGTTAGTGTATTTTTGCTTTCCACATGGTGGATGTTAAAGAATTGTACTGTTAAATTAACGCACAGGACGAAGGAAATGTCCTCCTTCTCTCCGTGGGTTCCATACAGCGAAATCTTCATCGGCTGCTCCGTGAAGCTCAGTGGCTCCTTGCTGAAGAAGTGCACCTTCACTTGATAGTGGAAGActaggagaggaaaaaaaacaaacagtttactGAGGGCCAGCTGGACACTTCAGACACACTCTCCTTTGTTTGTCATACCACTACTTAAAGTTAATTTAATACCAGAAAAAGCCCTTATGTAACCTTgatctctctctatctgtcatGTGACTGTCACAGTGATGCAATCGAACACAGAGAGATTTGTGTTAAATCCCGGTTGCTTTCGTTCACATGTCCTTGATATATTTAACATCAGATGGAACGACTCAGTAACATACTAATCTATCGACAAAACCTTTGAACATCCTTCACGAAGAGAGAAAAACCCACTGCTGACTTGTGCCAAATTGGAactcttaaaaaaaattttCCATTGCTAGTGCAAGCAGCGGTGTCACATTACCTTAGCATACCCCGAGCAACTAAAATACCCGCGGCCTCTTCTTCATGTGACCTCCTGAACACTTGTCACTTGTTGTACACGTCTGCCTACATTAAGTGTTAGAATTTCCCTTAAGTGTGTGTAGTCTTTTTGCACCAACACAAACTGCACTAATACTCAGTTCCTAGCAGCCACATCCACCCCCAACAGTGGCTCATACACTGAGGATTACTCCAATTATGGAATGTGCATGAATTAAGTCTTAACTCTCACAAATCCTTAGTAAAGTACATAAATCCAGTTAGACTTTTCTACAGTagttcagtgtattttttttcttctcaaaacCTAAAATTCCCCTTTAAATGTCCTTTTTTCCTTGATGTTTACCTTTGTAAGGCATCATTCCACGAGTCTTGAGGTACATCTTGGCGCTGCGGGTGGAGCGGACCTTGTTGATGTTGTAGCCGAGCTTGTTGCAGCGGTTCTTTCTGCAGCTGAGGCACAAGCCCTTGTTAAAGGCCTCTTTGGAGTTGCAGCGATAGGCCAAGCTCTGCTGCTCGATGTTCAGCAGCGAGTCGATGAACAGGTGGATGGAGCGCTCGTGGGAACATTTGACAAGCTGGTCCATATCTGCAGCAAACAGAGTACGGGAGCTGTGAAAAAACCTCTGTGTCTTCTCTCAtgcaacagagaaaatgtcttcCTCATGTGTTTGGCTCTTAACATGTCAGGGTTGACTAAATGCTCACCGAGATGACATTCCTCACTGACAAAGCATCAAGCAAGACTTTCATCTccacacaataaacaacatgACTGTGTCTGTTATGACTGTAggtaaacatgttttaattgtAGCTCTGAAAGCTTTTAAAGAGTCAAAGTGACACCACATAAATTTACACCAACTTATCTTGGCCAATTTAAAACACCGTTGCTGCaaatttttcactttaatgtgGGCAGAGATGTGTATTTATGGTGCAGTGTGTcacacagaggaggtggagatgatTGGTATCTACAAGTCGGGACAAACTGTTGAGTCCTTTACTGGCCACTCAAGTGTAATAGTAAGGGAAGATGCGTGCCAGCATGCAGGTGTGAGTCCAGGTCATCGAGCTGATGTGTAGACTCCACACTGAATGTATGACCTTACTACCAATATGAGTGCATGTTTACCTTACACATTATTTATAGTACATACACTGAAACCTAACCCAAAGCAGCATCTGAAGGAAGAGGGCAGTGAATTACATACTTTGGAGGCCCCTGATGCCTTCTAATGCGATGCCCATCAATGTGTTTTGGATGTCGCAACCTGGCTGGAAAGTGCCCCCATTTGGGTAAATATCAATGTGGCCCACGGGTCTCTGGATGCCGATGCTGCGGTCTGGGGAGCCCCTGGTGTTGGTGTGCAGGACATCTACAAACTGAGCGTCATCTTTGGATAAGGTGTTCTGGTTGTCTGCGTGCTCGAAGGTGGGCCCAGCAGGATCCAGGCCTAGAAAAATAGGAGAGCGAAACAAAGATTAGGGAACAGAACAGAGATTTCATTTTGGGAAGAATTTGTTGTGTACAGTTCTCCTTAAAGAAAGAGTCTGTAGATAATGCTAAACACACATTGAAGAAAAAAGGTCCCTCGAATTATCTCATCTATACATTGATCCACCTTTAAAAGTGTACATTAAATATCTGAGTGTGCGCGTGGCCTCTTTTCCCCACGTGCAGCTCTGCAGAACAATGCAAAGCAGCGATTGTGGGCTCTTAATGGGCTCCTGTCTGGGATCACAGTTAACACACCATTATTCTAAACAGAGAGATTGCAAAGCTGGATAAACTTCACAATATAAACTGGCACAGACTGgctacatgcacacatatacaatCAGGCCTGGAATGTAATAGCAAACGGATCACATTTCATTGGggtgctgtgttgtttttagaGGCAGGGCTAGAAACAAAAGGGCCCATGTATTGTATTACAGTGTGATGTGTTCACATGCATGAATTCACTGGCTGAAAGACTGAACGTTTAGACATTAACTGTATCTGTGCTCACActgtttttctgtatgtgttgtAAGCAGAAGATGATCCATTGGTTAAGATCATGTTCTCACCTGTGATCCTGCTGATTTTATGGTCAGTGAGGTCTCCAGCAATTCCAGCCACATGTGCTCCCAGACTGTAACCCAGCAGATGAATCCTCTCCCAGGGCAACTGCAGCTCTTTCTGAGAAGGACAATATGGATGAGATGTGCCAAAAGAACATGTTGACATACCTTAAAACAGTTCAAATGAATTGTGCAGACTTGTCAGAGGGATTACAACTAATAGCAGGCTGCACCTGGCAAAGCACTGCAGGTTCAAGTCTTAAAACATTCTGGGACATAATCCAAGACAAGGATTAATTTCTGTAATTTTATGCTTTGCCAAAAGTTTGCAAGCTTTAAGCTTGGAAGCCATGTAAACAGaggacaaataaatgaaagcattATTCATGCCAACACCCCTTATTGCCTTGAAGTTGCTCTAAGAAAGACAGTGCTGCACTGAATACTGAGCCTTGTAATGAGAGGCTGCAGTGAGCCACAAACACAGTCATAAAACGCCTTTACAGGGCAATTAAAATCATAACCAGTAGGACGACATATCCGCAGCAGCAAAAGTATGACATCACTAACTATAAATATGCCACAGATTCACCAGCTGCTCTAATATCTGTGCAGGGAGGTTGACGCAGACCGTGGTGATAATTTGGTCATCCAAATGTAGTAGGACAAATCCTCTTAACAAAGAGTAAAAGAACAGTCCAGCTGACAGCCAGCACGGATACTGTGCAATGAAAAACACTCACTTGTATCCAAGTCACAAACTTGGCAACGTCACGGCCCACTAGTTTGGTGTAGGCTGCAGATGTTGGGTAGTGCTGGTTGGCACGGGTCAGCCAGTCCACCACGATCACATTGGCTGTGGGCTCACGCTCATAGAGGGCAGACACCAGCTTGGGCACCCAGCTCTCGAACATCCCTGTTAcctacagagacacacacacacacacacacacagacaagatcACAtgcatttcttgttttgtttttcttcacatatATTTCTGAGGTCAGCTGCAGTATGGTGTGATCTACTCTGGCCACTAGCCGTCTTTCTGTGTCCTGGAGAGAAGCCAAGGCGTCATCAGGTTTGAATCTTGTTGCGTGCCTCAATCTAAATTACATTATAGCAGGAGATGCAGGGACTGCAGAGCTAACTTACTGCTCTCAGACTGTCTGAAATGCGTATTAATTTGGACTTGACTCAACATTTATGTTTGCTGGTTAATTCAACATCTTCATGCAGCACTTTTTATTACATGAATTCTTCTGGCACGTGTGGCGTAATTTGGCCACAGCAGTATCTCAGAGACAGGGGGGGGCATTAAAAGAGGAACTAAGCACATTATCTATATATTACACAAATAGATGATGAAGCAACAAATGGCGCCCATAAGACAGACAAACGGATTTTAGCCTGATTTTCTCTTGTGATGCATGCAGACATACCGTCCAACCGTGTATCACGATGAAGGTCTGTGTTTCGGGGTTGAACTGACACTCTTTGATGGTCTCTGGCCTGCCAGGAACGATGTAGCACACTTCATCATCTGGGATGTCCATCATACCCAGAGAGAACTTGGACACAATGTCACTGTAGTCTGTGATCCATTCAGCGGTGGTCGGCAGCGGAGTGGCGACAATggtgctgtttgctgttgcaacaaacacacacacacaaacagtatgCACTACATTGTTGGATTATGATGGTGCGACAGGAATGTAGAGGAGTGTGTGCACAATCTGGGATTCTGAGCAGgaataaattatttttgcacCTTCAGGTTCCATTCAATGATCAGGAAGCAACGTTGAAGTCGTGCAGTAAACAAAATTAAAGGGATCAAACAACAAACTTTTTTAACCACTTGCTTCTCTTCTCTATCGTATAAAATGACCACTAATCTCAGCTGTCTGCCTCAGTCAACCCATAGAGCATGGCAGTGTCGCCCCCTTTTGTCTCCCCTGCATTTCTACCAGTATTAACTGAATTAAACCTCCAAATACTGTTAAATGATCTGTCTTTCCTAAAGAGATTCGACTCTAAATATGGATTACTTAATATTACGTaatatggttaaaaaaaaaatacctcaaaactAATTCAGTTCTGTAACCCCAACAGTATTTTAAAAGTCAAATAATGACTCATGGTTTAAGGGGAGAAATGCGTTAAAAGAAGACgtttctttaattaaaaaataaatacaatgctagtatgtttttcagctttaacctcaaaaaatactgaataatgcTTAAAATACTCTTaatgttttctcctctgcacTCAGACAAAAGGCCTGTAGCAGCGGCTTTTCTCCATGCACATATGGACATGAATGGTATGAAATGTGACGCAGACCTGCAGACCTGAAATGTGAAAGCGTTTCACGGGGTTACGCGCGGCCAACGTGGAACAACACTCTTTAATTAACCTGCTTTCCGCAAAAAAGTTTAAATCAGGATGAATTATATAAATGATATCCTGCAGTTTCAGGCAATTTTTTCGTGAAAC
Encoded here:
- the lpl gene encoding lipoprotein lipase; the encoded protein is MGKENISFLTVWIILGKIIATFSTDPEPTTTSTEFANSTIVATPLPTTAEWITDYSDIVSKFSLGMMDIPDDEVCYIVPGRPETIKECQFNPETQTFIVIHGWTVTGMFESWVPKLVSALYEREPTANVIVVDWLTRANQHYPTSAAYTKLVGRDVAKFVTWIQKELQLPWERIHLLGYSLGAHVAGIAGDLTDHKISRITGLDPAGPTFEHADNQNTLSKDDAQFVDVLHTNTRGSPDRSIGIQRPVGHIDIYPNGGTFQPGCDIQNTLMGIALEGIRGLQNMDQLVKCSHERSIHLFIDSLLNIEQQSLAYRCNSKEAFNKGLCLSCRKNRCNKLGYNINKVRSTRSAKMYLKTRGMMPYKVFHYQVKVHFFSKEPLSFTEQPMKISLYGTHGEKEDISFVLPVLNGNTTLSFLVTTDVDIGDLMIVKLRWEKDTILSWSDWFGSSKFHVRKLRIKSGETQSKVIFSAKDGEFVYLVRGGEAGVFVKLKEDNVSRKEKLMHKLKMQGSLFGQNDA